From the Lathyrus oleraceus cultivar Zhongwan6 chromosome 3, CAAS_Psat_ZW6_1.0, whole genome shotgun sequence genome, the window GATAACCAAATAGAAAAGGAAAATGTTTGAAATAAAGAAGTATTAAGACTATTTGAACTGAAGAAGTATTAAGACTATTTGAAATGAAGAAGTAAAGATAAATTGTATTGCTTCAAAATAACTGACGATGGTGTAAACAAACGTACATTTCTTAATTTACGGTTCCTCTTCACACGGGTACTTGGTAAATTTTACAGACTCTGTACACACTTTGACACACCTCgatcctaacactaagacctTATATTTATACTCAATCGAAATAACTGTTTCTAACGGCCCTTCAATCACGTTGAGACACATGGCACTTTGCATGAATGCAACTATCCATTATGCTCCACGTGTATCTTCAGCAGTTTCAGATAAGAGCAAAGTTtcctcctttatttgaattttgaatctccAATCGAATCCGTCGTCAAAATATTTGAAGAAATATTTCTAAGTCTTGATTGCACGCTGATCCCTGTCAACCAGGGACTTTCAATAGGATCTTCCTAATACCATATTCGGTCGAAACATCTTCATTGGTCGAAACATCGTCACATGGGATTTCCATTTTGGTAATCCTAAAATGGGTGTCGAAATTATGAGCTAACAATCACCAAGGGGAATTATCGTGCGATGTTTCTTTGTAATTAAAATGTTGTAAATATTTTATCATCATAGTAGAAGACCGTGATTATGTTCCGATGGTATCATCCATTGAAGAGTGCATGTAGGCAAAACGAGGACGAATACCGAAACACTATATATCTTTGTGTATCTTTCTATTTCCCTATCCTTTTACTTTACAAGCATTCATTCATATTTGCAGTTACATATATGCAAGTTTGCATTGATTGTATACCATATAAATTGGACCGTGCTTATAACGACTTACTGTATAAGCTTAGCTTTGTGGTGTATCGATATTAAGGAATCACCATGAAGTCAATTATGCATTTTTAAGAATATCTAAATAATGTGTTTTAAATTTGTTATGTTGGTTGTTATGTAAGTGACTTGCACTAGAAGCAATCAATATCATGGTAACTTCATGTACCATTTCATATGGATCGATTTATTAAGATTCTTCCAAGCTCTCGTTTTGTGTTTTGCTTCCGCGCTTCTTAAAATCTTCGATTTCGTTTTATGGCACCTATaaagtttttcaaataaaaattattattttttatttattttaaattaagGGACATCGATATAAAATTGTGTGATTAAccaatttcatgattttattaACCTAATATTTTATATTTCATTAATCAATTTTGTTTTACTACTAAATTATTTTGAACGTTTATTGATTAACTTCGTAATTTCATTAAGCAACATTTTACTTAACCAACTTTATTTTATtactaaaaattatttttaatatttacGATTAATCAGCTTCATcattttattaaccaactttttatttttcattaaccaattttattttactacttaaaattatttttaatatctgGAGTGTTTATTAACTAACTTCATCACTTCATTAATCAACTTTTTACATTTCattaatcaattttttaaattTCATTAACTAACTTTATATTATGATAAAAATCATTGTTCATACACTATTCACGGACAGTGTTCACGATCAGTGTTCATACACATATCACTATTCACGCATTATCCCAGTATAGCGGTTTACTAAATTTATATTAATTTCCTTAATGTGTATTTATCATAATTATTTGTATCTTATAAATATAATGTAAAGACACTATTGTTAATAACACACTTGTTAATGACATAATATAAAGATTCTAATTTTTCTCCGTGACTTTGACTTTCTCTTATTTATTTATATGAAAAGGAGCTTCCAATAAAAACAAGATAAATTACATTTATTTACAACCTGAAACcatttataaaaaataaaataaaaataggAACCCTCAAGTACAGTAGATAAAATGACCATCTTAGCTAGGAGATAAACAACCTTAAAAAACGTAAAAACCACATTAGTTGAAACATTCTAGGATCCAATAATATATCTACAAGTTCCATGGAGTCTAAACATGTCCAATAACATAAAAGAACAAATATAGGGAGTGGAATTAATTTCATCCCAAAAAATGAACTTAGTCATTGTTAGCTACTGTTAAAGTTGAGTATATCATTATGATAAGCAGGAGAAGCGTAAATTCGAGCATAATTCTGTAGAAGCTATCATTGAATCTTCGCTCGTTTTGTCGGGGGTACTGCAGAAGACTGATCATCTGTACTCTCATGTTCATCGGTAACTTCATCAGTTGACGTTTCTTCAGTGTTGCATTTTAATTCGCCGCGTTCATCATTTGACGTCTTTAAACTCTCTACAGGAGAAGGTATCGCCGTGTCCAAGAGTGCAGCAGAAGGCGCGTTAGAAGGGGGGGAGCCCTTGCTGCCACCTATCTGTTTCTGTTTCTCAAACATCATCTGAAGATGTTTCCCTTGGTTTTCAATTTGAATCTGCAACTTCCTTTGAATCTATATAACAGATACAATGTCAGAACATGCCAGAACATGAAAGTTCATTGGTGTCTGGTGAATTAATCACATACCTCAAGCTGTTCGTGAAGCCGTTTCTGGAGGTCCATCTGCAACCGTAATGCTTCGGTGATGCCCTTACTCCTGCAGCCATAATTCAAGGCAAGATTATATGCAATCTTGCTCATTTTGAGGTAAAAAAAATCTTATAGACCAATTGTGTACGATGGAAATGTGAATAATAGATATCATCGAAAAGCTAAAGAAGTTAGAGAAATGACTCACGTTTTCAAGTCTAGAGATTTCATTTCTTCAATCGAACTCATCTTTTTCTCAGAAGTTTCTGCAGGTACAGAAGAAGATCTCATTGACCATTCATATTCTTACTCATATTTTCACAAAATTTGAGTGGATTTTTTGGTGTGTATCAAATATTGTTCAAATGTAACAAGAATGGTGGAGAACCTTTGGATGAGAGAAAAGTAGATAAACTTTTGGAGTTTTAAATAAAAGAATATAATTGAATTTTTGCTTCTGAAGCTTTTCTTTCTTCTTTACTTTTCCTTTTCACTTCAACAAATAAGactttttctatttttaaaatGGTCTTTCGTGTTTCGTTCATATCTTCTTTTTCTCAAACCCAATATATAGGATATGAAGAAGAAAAACGCATACAAGAAAGACATTTgaaattgaaataaaacatcTTTCTCGATACTTTAGGGGTAAATAAGGCACACACAAAAAAAATACTTGGAAGCAGAACCGGCCGTATGAACAATAGAGATTATAAGTACACTTTTGTATACCTTCTGGTGATTCAGGTTTGTATCGGGCCGTTCTATACTtctgaaattaaaagaaaaaataatttgTTAACAACATTAGGCTAACAAAATCGAGGATGAGAAAAGCTTAATGTACCTGCAGGTGGCTTTTCACATGGTAGATGGTAAGACCCTCAACATTCATCAGATTCAATACACCTTTTGGAGTGGCCTCTGCATGTTAACATCATGAGATGATGACAAAAACGTTCCAGCGAGAATGACAAGAAGGATGAGATTGGGAAGAAGTAAACATACTCTCACTACCACCAAGCTGGTTAACTGCTTCCACAAAGGCCTCGTGAAGCTCTGGACTCCATCGCATTCTAGGCTTAGTTTGAGGTGCAGTCGATGCTGATGCTGAATTACAAAGATCCTTAACTTCGCAAGACGGTGTATGCTGCTTCAGAGAAACCTGTGTTGCCTGCATCAAAAGAGTAGGATATGTACACAACAAAATTAGAATTTAGACTGTTAGCAGAGATTCGAAGCATTGTTCAAAATCAGATTGAGAAACAAACAAACCTTTGGTGTTGGTTCAGCAACATTGTCATCACCAAGAAGTTGACTCCAATTTGGATGAGGAGTATCATCGATTGTCATTAGCTGGTCAACCCACTCCCCGAAATCAGAATTTTTAACATTGCCTTCGCTCATGTAAGAGGCACTGTTTTCCACCTGATCATGCTGGACAGAAAAAATTTCAGGAAAACAAACAATATCCTGCAACGGATCTGGTCCCCATGAAATATCATCATTTTCTTGCGTATGAGAAGTGAACGCTGTTGAGTGAATTTCCGATGACACATCGTCCCCTAATGTCTGAGAAGTGAAGGGAGAATCTTGATATTGCCTATCATGCTGTGAATCGGGAGAAAAGGCGATGCCGCCAGGACATTCAGCAGTGGGCGAAAACACCTGTCTAGCACTTCTGATCGGATTTGACGGTGTAGCTTGCAGCAAGGCAGGATTCGCAGTCAAACCCCCAACAGGTGAACGATGAAAAGAATCCGAGGGTTTCATATACGTCCTTTCCATAAGAGTGGGGAAAACCGGCGAAGATGAAGAATGCATAGCTCTCGAGGCTTCAAGTGAATCACCTTTGTCTATCCTGATTTCAATATAAAAAACAAGTTTGTATGTCAACGTGTCTGTGTCAGAGTCTATGTTTCATAATTAGCAATCTCAACGTGTCAGTATCAGTGTCTGATGCGATGAACAAAGCATATAGTCATGAACTAACTAACAGACATACATGTCTGTAATCTACTATATTATAAGTTGATACTAATAATGAAAATGAACGCACTCAAAGACCTAACCAGAAAACACCAACATCTCAATGGGGTTAATTGAGTCCACCCAATCAAAAACAAACTATAATTTACAACCCAACAAAAAAAAACTGAAATTTAAAGAGATGAAAACATAAATTGCTGGTAACTTAGTCAAGTTGAAAAAAAAGCTGCTGTGATGTGAAAAAAAGCGGGCAGAAGAACTTACCTATAAACGGCAATGGAATCTATAAAGTTGAGAATCGAAAAAGAATGATGAATTGAAACAAGAGAAGGAGTTGGTTGTGTTTAGGTTGGTTTGTTGTTTGTCGTGTTTAACTAAAACAAACAAAACCAAACTCTTATGATTCTCTCATAGTTTCTGATTTGTGATGATAATTAggatgacgatgatgatgattatgattATGACAGCCTATTTCTCTCTCTTCTCTCATTCGACAAACAATTACACAAGCGCACCAAAGACGCTATCTTGCGCCTCACACACGTGTGGATATTTATCCGTGTGATACTTTCGCGCTGATTTCTTCATATCGTCATCTCAAACAAGTTGTTGACTTTTATTTTCAGAAATAAATAGAATCGTTTTTGTTATGCGGCTCATAATAtctcatttatttattttaatggatatatcttatttatttatttttaaaatataaattttaCCTAATAAACTatttaatcaaaaaaatataGAATTTTTTACTCATATAcgttatatttttaaaaataatttagTTTTCAAATAATTTTTCAAACTATCTCAGTTAAAAAAAATTAAAGCGTAGGTGTCAGACCAATTGACGTCTACCCTTAATTTTTAAGAGAGGGCGTCAATTCAATTGGCTACAACACATAGTGTTGACAATCCAATTGGTGCCCATGTGTATTAAGTGAGAGGAGATGCCAATTGGTTTGACGCCTCAGTGTAATgtgtaatttttttttgtataaatagaggtgttgtgtgattcATTATTCCACATCTTTTTTTATTATATTGCACATGTTTCGTAATTTATTCGAGAGATAAGTCTCCGATGGAGATGCTCTTCTAGAACATCTGTCGTTTTGAGCAACTACAGAGGGAGTTGGTTGATTGATTATATGAACATCTATCGTTGGTCACATTCCCGTacgcacaaaagtaagttcttaaaaatggactatatttacttactttatcgattattatctctaaataatatatttactttTATGGTGCAGATGATCGACATGTGttatgagttacaacagatgtcatagacactgtattacccagtatcgcaatctcttggatcaccttcgaccaaCAGATGTATTGCCATTAACCTAATTAATTtgtaataatttgttaatttcttctaacaaatttataatctaatatatgttcacatttcagttcatttggcgtaCATATCTAAACTTGaatcatgaccatgaaatcaacgaacaagacgCAACCGTctggactgcatgcacaccgatcataagattcaccactaTGGAGATGCACCATAGTGATCGTGTTAAATTGTAGTTCGGTATGCTTTAACACATCTCAGATCCTCCCCCTGCATGCAACAACCATATGactaccaaacaccacaacaatcatttcaacctttcctcgatgcATCGTTCACACCAATATTGCCCTTTAATCGTTCCGGTCGCCCTCTaataactcaaacacaacccaactactatgtcatgggtcacgaactcagctatggcggtagCGCTTCATTGCATATACAAGACTACGCTGATTCGTCTGAATATCTTAGGCAATCTCTTGCaggtggtggtgatgttcctggcccctcagatactcaaacacctAGGGTGAATCATCAATGTGGGTTAGGGCCACGCGTTCGGGTAGGTAAGGAATGTGGGACTggaggtcggttaggtcatcCCGGTCAAGACATTAGTCTTTTTGTGTAAAtgcatattaatattaatatcaattaGTCCGATTtcgattttttttaaaatgtacattatttttcaaaaaaattacgAAACACACATAGGTGTCAAATCAATTGGCATCTCCTTTATAAATTAACACACAAGCGCCAATTAGATTGTCAGTACTAAGTGCActagtcaatccaattgacgtcaGCTCTCTAAGTTACAGAGCAGATCCCAATTCATCTAGCACCGCCTCTTTAAAATGGGGTACTTTAGAAAATAATCTTGACTAAAAATAGAGAAAGCATTATTCTTTAAAATTGTGGATGAATATAACGTTAAAGTCTCTTATAATCACGAACATTTGATTTGTTGACATTTTTAAATCTTACTTTCCATACTTTTCCAACAAAATACAATATAAATTTGAATCCTCTCTAAgatatattattttttatatgTTAGAAAAACAAAAGCATTTAAGACACAGACATAAAAATGgttaaattttaaattttttaaaaaatataaaaatagtTATACCTCTCAttatataaatatttaaaaaattgaCATAACAAAAAAAGACAAGATGTCTAATTATTGAAGTTTgtattatattatttattatataaagTAAAGTGTTTGATGTTGTTGAATGGTAGAGAGAGGCAAGTGCCAAATAATTgagagagaaaaattggaggAATGACCAAATGGTCCAAACGTTGTCATTATCAAACTCCTTTTAGGCAGCTGAATTCACGGTCGTACTTCATCCTTTGCTACTTGTTGGCTGCCTAGTGTCGATGTCAATGTCAATTTACCTACAAAATGAATACGGAAGATATTTTTCCATCTCACTTTCTAAACTTTAGGTTGCTTAACCATTTTTGCTAATGATACAAATACAAGAAGATTGATTTGTTCTATTGCTTTTTTTGTTTAAGTGTTTTAGAGACTAACTTATAAATGTTAATGACTAGTAATATAGTATTTGATACTTATCTTAATATTGTATGTGTTGTATTTAAGGTTTGTTCATGAGTCTCTCCATGTAGTTCCGTAAAAGACTTTAATACTCTATTGATAGACATGTAAGGATTTGTGAAAAGtaaaaaatagttttaaaaatCTATAAATGACACTTGTATATAATAAAACATTAATTAACATAAAAAtttcaattacaaactctatGATCGCAAGAACACTCCATCGTATAGCAAACAAAGTTGGAAATGAAGCGTGCTATAATAAAAGAACAAAAGCTTCTATCAGGGACAAAAAAACAACCGTAAAAGAATAAATAATGATCATTTCTGGAGAAataaaaacaacaataacacaAGATATTCACAAACGCTAACATAAAGATGTGTGAATAACCCAAACAATACTATCTCAACAATTTTAaacataaaaattaaattaatgGTTCACACaaataaacataataaaatatGACAGAGGCTTTGTAGAAATATGTCTTAAAATCTTAAGTTACGAATAGAAGAAAAATGCATTTTTGACACATATGACTTCCAAACAAAAAGTCAATGATCAATGTTTTACTTAGTCAACAAGTTGAAATgctttatttataaaataaaaagGTCACTTAAATGAGGATTATTCCGAGAGGAGGGGTATGCATGATATTGTTAAGACTGTAATTGCCTCGTATGGGGATGATTATAAAAGTGGTGAAACACTAGTAGTATCAAGTTTGGAGACTATAAAGAGTTGGATCTTAAACTTAGGATTCTCTTATCACATGTGTCCAAGGAAAGAATATTTTGAAATTTAGAATGTGCAAAAAATGGAATAGTTCATCTTGGGGACATTAAGACTTGCAAGGTTTATGGTAATGCGGAGAAAAAAGTTATAGACGCTGAGGAACAAACATCTGACGCTCCTGACACATTCTAGCAACATCGTAAGAGACATTATTC encodes:
- the LOC127132210 gene encoding protein PHR1-LIKE 1 — its product is MHSSSSPVFPTLMERTYMKPSDSFHRSPVGGLTANPALLQATPSNPIRSARQVFSPTAECPGGIAFSPDSQHDRQYQDSPFTSQTLGDDVSSEIHSTAFTSHTQENDDISWGPDPLQDIVCFPEIFSVQHDQVENSASYMSEGNVKNSDFGEWVDQLMTIDDTPHPNWSQLLGDDNVAEPTPKATQVSLKQHTPSCEVKDLCNSASASTAPQTKPRMRWSPELHEAFVEAVNQLGGSEKATPKGVLNLMNVEGLTIYHVKSHLQKYRTARYKPESPEETSEKKMSSIEEMKSLDLKTSKGITEALRLQMDLQKRLHEQLEIQRKLQIQIENQGKHLQMMFEKQKQIGGSKGSPPSNAPSAALLDTAIPSPVESLKTSNDERGELKCNTEETSTDEVTDEHESTDDQSSAVPPTKRAKIQ